The following are encoded together in the Vespa velutina chromosome 3, iVesVel2.1, whole genome shotgun sequence genome:
- the LOC124947894 gene encoding copper homeostasis protein cutC homolog yields the protein MLEICVDTIESAKNAIIGGAKRLEVCSALSEGGLTPTIGLVKAIRNLTNIKIFVMLRIRSGNYIYSRDEMNAMLDDLKMFKDSEIVNGFVFGALTNDREIDILYCDEIINAAYGLPVTFHRAFDEIRDPLEGIKILSNLGFARILSSGQKDTAEEGISILQMMCKEATGKIIIMPGSGITPDNIYNIKLKTNATEFHSSARKKKKLFENEINHIKVGTVAEEVFVMVTDIHTVRQMNQIINNGINS from the coding sequence ATGTTGGAAATTTGCGTGGACACAATAGAGTCGGCAAAGAATGCGATTATAGGTGGTGCCAAAAGATTGGAGGTATGTTCGGCTTTATCGGAAGGTGGTTTAACACCAACAATTGGTTTGGTGAAAGCAATTCGTaatttaacgaatataaaaatcttcgtTATGTTACGCATTAGAAGcggaaattatatttattcacgtGATGAGATGAATGCCATGTTGGACgatttgaaaatgtttaagGATTCAGAAATAGTAAATGGTTTTGTTTTCGGTGCTTTGACGAATGATCGTGAAATCGATATACTTTATTGCGACGAAATAATAAACGCAGCTTATGGATTACCCGTAACGTTCCATCGTGCTTTCGACGAAATACGTGATCCTTTGGAAGGCATTAAAATATTGTCCAATCTCGGTTTCGCAAGGATATTGTCATCGGGACAAAAGGACACAGCCGAGGAAGGTATCAGTATTTTGCAAATGATGTGTAAGGAAGCTAccggaaaaataataataatgccaGGTTCCGGGATTACTCctgacaatatatataatattaaattaaaaacaaatgcTACGGAATTTCATTCTTCGgctaggaagaagaaaaaactttttgagaatgaaattaatcatataaaaGTCGGTACAGTAGCCGAGGAAGTATTTGTCATGGTTACCGATATTCATACTGTCAGACAAAtgaatcaaataattaataatggtaTTAATTCGTAA
- the LOC124947644 gene encoding uncharacterized protein DDB_G0283697 yields the protein MAEVATKKSISVVSNKKNEVCGVQSNNGLIDLDNITATHNKQLISLCDNNDDEDDLVLTNNTRNELATEDKSLQELIENELALRICSNNGDKKKDKKNDDDDENDVVDDDNNDDNIVNIEDEKNRLVKMNEIEEDEEQQQQQQQQSGQSDTVKRILFDRQDDQFRVNTDFIVAELEHCALIEEPYGYQNGHVSPVITNNVKSEEHNNEIKKELVDFDKDKIDDVKETFMIDQIDRERNEKEEDDKDKEEEMNVEKIEKDLFLRSNKMHDENVIPNLDDVKFEIDDNNVDIESNRSTEINISNFMDNSSPLSCRNKYQQEEEEEEEEEEEGLIDNKSFSNNTFDRIETEIIDDELSEKKIIDRTDDTWMNKREEGEQSEGQFSDNFEDPEKFSMTSINNDKLNTIDTNESLIDNNKMEYFRNDDNIVVGNQSINESTAMIAEITNNNSKVIESPQDVSSNKSRSFDDVTLSQSETSTDAASTQEFIDMERRVLSEENESIIIERNNDVDDNKRFSEDDLDLRNDVQSLKTYNKDTTKEFDFEEANDLRNFERFEINDKRQQLTDSTILLEKTEIVVSAKNVAIHSETKRVESFMIDKTERSTTDQINKFDSWMTVEEATRIEEDVEIEKERHHEEILTIEREDTNETIITDSDRSTQDDHLAASSPRAPLATPDDETSDIINVCDSESREEKITTTSSTTSTITTVMSSSSKGAAGVTNKTKKKKIEGVAGNDASPNLTPRTKKTKKSKKSDLEKENISVVSLISSTLLSLSLSLSLCLPFSHFLPLPSLLPLFMDSPEREIYRDPDVVRADDRVDEVVHTDTARKMLSIFRQMEENACKEELPEGPKPLKRFTPPPEDKFAKQTASDSEEDEEEEGEESEADESAEERDPNYVRASDKVEDEFLKQAQNAARAKTLRAKFEHWEETDGKPSNHNIAEMEIAQSTGDQSSIESASSLRARFESLGSQTNESPRAPKIKVNRFVEIQASCTDVCESCEKKVYPLEKVETNNKIFHKQCFRCLQCNCVLRMDTFTLNNGKLYCIPHFKQLFITRGNYDEGFGVDPHKNKWATSNANQANVSPIAVSNGDL from the exons ATGGCGGAGGTTGCAACGAAGAAGTCAATAAGCGTAGTAAGTAACAAGAAGAACGAGGTTTGCGGTGTTCAATCTAACAACGGTTTGATCGATTTGGATAACATTACCGCGACACATAACAAGCAACTAATATCTCTCTgtgacaacaacgacgacgaggacgatctCGTTTTAACTAACAACACGCGCAACGAATTGGCTACGGAAGACAAGAGCCTTCAGGAATTGATAGAAAATGAATTGGCCTTGAGAATATGTTCAAACAACGgggataaaaagaaggataagaaaaacgatgatgatgatgagaatGACGTTgtagatgatgataataacgatgataatatcgttaatatcgaggatgaaaagaatcgattggtaaaaatgaatgaaatcgaagaagatgaagaacaacaacaacaacaacaacaacaatccGGTCAATCGGATACGGTAAAAAGGATTCTATTTGACCGACAGGACGATCAGTTTCGGGTTAATACAGATTTCATTGTTGCCGAATTAGAACATTGTGCGTTGATCGAGGAACCATATGGTTATCAAAATGGCCACGTATCGCCTGTAATAACCAACAATGTAAAATCTGAAGAACATAATAACGAGATTAAAAAGGAACTCGTAGATTTTGATAAGGATAAGATCGATGATGTAAAGGAAACATTTATGATCGATCAGATCGATcgtgaaagaaacgagaaggaagaggatgataaggataaagaggaagagatgAATGTCGAAAAAATTGAGAAGGATTTATTCCTAAGATCTAATAAAATGCACGACGAAAATGTAATACCTAATCTCGATGAcgttaaatttgaaattgacgataacaacgttGATATTGAATCTAATCGCTCAACAgagattaatatttctaacttTATGGATAATTCTTCTCCTTTATCTTGTCGCAACAAGTATCaacaggaggaggaggaggaagaggaggaggaggaggagggattgatcgataataaatcattCTCAAACAATACATTTGATCGCATTGAAACTGAGATCATTGATGATGAATtatctgaaaagaaaattatcgatcgTACGGATGATACGTGGATGAACAAACGAGAGGAGGGTGAACAATCGGAAGGACAATTTTCCGACAATTTTGAGGATcctgaaaaattttctatgacgtcgattaacaatgataaattaaatactatCGATACGAATGAATCtctaatagataataataagatggAATATTTTcgtaacgacgataatatcgtcgtTGGAAATCAATCGATTAACGAATCTACAGCTATGATCGCAGAGATTACGAACAACAATAGTAAGGTCATTGAAAGTCCACAGGATGTTTCGTCGAATAAATCGAGAAGTTTCGACGACGTTACTTTGAGCCAATCGGAAACGTCGACCGACGCAGCGAGTACCCAAGAATTCATAGACATGGAACGTCGTGTATTGAGCGAGGAAAatgaatcgattattattgaaCGTAATAACGACGTTGATGATAACAAACGTTTTTCGGAGGATGATTTAGATCTTAGGAACGACGTTCAATCGTTAAAAACTTATAACAAAGATACAACAAAGGAATTTGATTTTGAGGAGGCTAATGATTTGAGAAACTTCGAAAgatttgaaattaatgataaacgtCAACAATTGACGGATTCAACgattttgttagaaaaaaCGGAGATTGTCGTAAGCGCCAAAAATGTAGCTATCCATTCCGAAACCAAACGTGTCGAATCATTTATGATCGATAAAACCGAACGATCTACCACcgatcaaattaataaattcgacTCGTGGATGACCGTTGAGGAAGCAACGAGAATCGAGGAGGATGTTGAAATCGAAAAGGAGAGACACCATGAGGAAATATTGACGATAGAAAGGGAGGACACTAACGAAACGATCATAACCGATAGCGATAGGTCGACTCAAGACGATCACCTTGCTGCTTCCTCTCCCCGTGCACCCTTAGCCACTCCGGATGACGAGACGAGCGATATTATTAACGTGTGCGAT AGCGAAAGTCGCGAGGAGAAGATAACAACGACGAGCAGTACAACGTCGACAATTACAACGGTGATGAGCAGCTCGTCTAAGGGCGCTGCCGGTGTTactaataaaacaaagaagaagaaaatcgagGGGGTAGCTGGTAACGATGCATCCCCTAATCTCACTCCACGTACTAAGAAAACTAAGAAGAGTAAGAAGAGTGATTTAGAAAAGGAGAACATATCCGTGGTAAGTCTTATATCCTCaaccctcctttctctctctctctctctctctctctgtctccctttctctcatttccttcccctcccttccctcctccctctcttt ATGGATTCGCCGGAACGTGAAATATATCGTGATCCTGACGTTGTGAGGGCTGACGATAGGGTAGACGAAGTCGTACACACGGACACAGCAAGAAAGATGCTTTCGATTTTCCGGCAAATGGAGGAGAATGCGTGCAAGGAGGAATTGCCAGAGGGCCCGAAACCTTTGAAACGTTTCACGCCACCACCGGAGGACAAGTTTGCGAAACAAACAGCCTCCGATTCCgaagaggatgaagaggaggaaggtGAGGAGTCTGAAGCCGACGAGAGTGCCGAGGAAAGAGATCCAAATTACGTCAGAGCCTCCGATAAg GTCGAGGACGAATTCTTAAAGCAGGCACAGAATGCTGCGCGTGCCAAGACATTGCGCGCGAAATTCGAACACTGGGAAGAGACCGACGGTAAACCGAGTAATCACAACATTGCCGAGATGGAAATAGCTCAGAGTACAGGCGATCAGTCGAGCATAGAATCAGCGAGCAGTCTTAGAGCTCGTTTCGAATCACTCGGATCACAGACCAATGAGTCTCCTCGTGCGCCAAAAATTAAAGTCAATCGATTTGTG gAGATTCAAGCAAGCTGCACAGATGTCTGTGAAAGTTgcgaaaagaaagtatatcCACTTGAGAAGGTCgaaacaaataacaaaatttttcacaAACAGTGCTTCCGATGTCTTCAATGCAATTGCGTTTTAAG GATGGACACGTTTACGTTGAACAACGGTAAATTATATTGCATCCCACACTTCAAACAACTTTTTATAACTCGAGGCAATTACGACGAAGGATTCGGCGTAGATCCACATAAGAACAAATGGGCGACGAGCAACGCGAATCAAGCTAACGTATCACCAATCGCAGTTTCAAACGGTGACCTCTGA